The Chiloscyllium punctatum isolate Juve2018m chromosome 12, sChiPun1.3, whole genome shotgun sequence genome includes a region encoding these proteins:
- the ip6k2b gene encoding inositol hexakisphosphate kinase 2b → MSPALGAMEVENYAKGVLLEPFVHQVGGHSCVLRFNDKTICKPLIQREHQFYETLPPEMCRFTPQYKGVVSVSFEEDEEGNLCLIAYPLSGDQADLENVDNSECEPKNKLIKWSNKKPVLLENDNYGKERVRQNRKEEKIKSHKLDEEFESKKSEVLYYSIEKKSGKVKHNPWSMKCHQQQLKHMKDNAKHRNQYKFILLENLTCRYEVPCVLDLKMGTRQHGDDASEEKKANQIRKCQQSTSAVIGVRVCGMQVYQVDSGQLMFMNKYHGRKLSVQGFKEALYQFLNNGKYLRRDLFEPVLKKLSELKSVLEKQESYRFYSSSLLIIYDGKESTSDSDSEYSEDLSEESADESAGAYAYSNSSSSMVDVRVIDFAHTTCKYFGEDSVVHEGQDTGYIFGLQNLITIIKEIRDDNNE, encoded by the exons ATGAGCCCAGCACTAGGAGCAATGGAAGTGGAGAACTATGCAAAAGGAGTCCTCCTAGAGCCATTTGTTCACCAGGTTGGAGGACATTCGTGTGTCCTCCGCTTTAATGACAAGACCATTTGTAAACCCCTCATTCAACGGGAACACCAGTTTTATGAAACACTGCCACCAGAGATGTGCCGGTTTACACCACAGTATAAAG GAGTCGTTTCTGTAAGTTTTGAGGAAGATGAAGAAGGAAATCTATGCTTAATTGCCTACCCATTATCAGGGGACCAagctgatttggaaaatgtagataATTCTGAATGTGAACCTAAAAATAAGCTAATAAAATGGAGTAATAAGAAACCTGTGTTACTAGAAAATGACAATTACGGAAAAGAACGGGTCAGGCAAaataggaaagaagagaaaataaaaag CCATAAACTAGATGAAGAATTTGAATCTAAGAAGTCAGAAGTATTGTATTATAGTATTGAGAAGAAGTCTGGAAAAGTAAAACATAACCCTTGGAGCATGAAGTGTCACCAGCAACAACTGAAACATATGAAGGATAATGCAAAGCACAGAAACCAATACA AATTTATTTTACTGGAGAATTTAACGTGCCGTTATGAAGTCCCTTGTGTTTTAGACTTGAAAATGGGAACACGCCAGCATGGAGATGATGCATCTGAGGAAAAGAAAGCTAATCAAATCCGTAAATGTCAGCAAAGTACATCAGCTGTTATTGGTGTTCGGGTCTGTGGGATGCAG GTATATCAAGTAGACTCTGGCCAACTCATGTTCATGAATAAATATCATGGAAGGAAGCTTTCTGTACAAGGGTTTAAAGAAGCACTTTACCAGTTTTTAAATAATGGAAAGTATTTACGCAGGGACCTTTTTGAACCTGTTCTTAAGAAACTGTCTGAACTAAAATCTGTTTTGGAGAAACAGGAGTCATACCGTTTTTACTCCAGTTCCCTGCTCATAATTTATGATGGCAAAGAGTCCACTTCAGATTCAGATTCAGAATATTCTGAAGACCTTTCTGAAGAGTCAGCTGATGAATCTGCAGGAGCATATGCTTACTCCAACTCCAGCAGCAGCATGGTTGATGTCCGTGTGATTGACTTTGCTCACACAACGTGCAAGTATTTTGGTGAAGACAGCGTGGTCCATGAAGGACAGGACACTGGCTATATCTTTGGACTTCAAAATTTAATAACTATTATTAAAGAAATAAGAGATGACAACAATGAATAA